The Coffea arabica cultivar ET-39 chromosome 1e, Coffea Arabica ET-39 HiFi, whole genome shotgun sequence genome has a window encoding:
- the LOC113694283 gene encoding bi-functional coumaroyl CoA and feruloyl CoA ortho-hydroxylase F6H2-1-1-like yields MGLSEGAVEALKYFSPGNGVSGLSKLGIKTLPERYILPPKDRLDQNKVVLEESIPIIDVSNWDDPEVAGSICEAAAKWGFFQIINHGIPLDILENLKAAVHKFFDLPNEERRKYLKENSPSPTVHLNTSVNPLVHKVYKIATQSTLALDHTLRKKFIVLLSVASIILAHYPICPHPELVSGAGRQSDISSITILLQDDVGGLYVQGARADQWIHVNPVKGALVINIGDVLQIVSNDRYKSIEHRVSVNAKRNRVSVPIFVNPVADAVVGPFPEVLENGEKPIYKHLVYSRLFQLLP; encoded by the exons GAAATGGGGTCAGTGGCCTGTCCAAATTAGGCATAAAAACGCTCCCTGAGAGATACATCTTACCCCCAAAAGACAGACTTGACCAGAACAAAGTAGTTCTTGAAGAGTCGATACCAATTATTGATGTATCCAACTGGGATGATCCAGAAGTTGCAGGCTCAATCTGTGAGGCTGCAGCCAAGTGGGGTTTCTTTCAAATCATTAATCATGGCATCCCACTTGACATTCTTGAAAATTTAAAGGCAGCTGTGCACAAGTTCTTTGACTTGCCAAATGAGGAAAGGAGAAAGTATTTGAAGGAAAACTCACCTAGTCCCACTGTGCATTTGAACACTAGTGTTAATCCTTTAGTTCACAAG GTTTACAAAATAGCAACACAGTCAACACTAGCACTGGATCACACACTGAGAAAGAAGTTTATTGTATTGCTAAGTGTTGCTTCTATTAT CCTTGCTCACTATCCCATATGTCCACACCCTGAGCTCGTTTCTGGGGCTGGTCGACAGTCTGATATTTCGAGTATCACTATCCTCCTTCAAGATGATGTAGGTGGCCTTTACGTGCAAGGAGCCAGAGCTGATCAGTGGATCCATGTAAATCCTGTTAAAGGGGCACTAGTAATTAACATAGGCGATGTACTACAGATTGTGAGCAATGATCGTTATAAGAGCATTGAGCATCGGGTCAGTGTTAATGCAAAAAGAAACAGGGTGTCAGTTCCTATATTTGTAAACCCTGTAGCCGATGCAGTTGTTGGTCCATTTCCAGAAGTCCTGGAGAACGGAGAGAAACCAATCTATAAGCATCTTGTCTACTCAAGACTATTTCAACTACTTCCTTAG